The Arabidopsis thaliana chromosome 5, partial sequence genomic interval GACTGCAATCCTCTCAATCTCTTGCTAAATAGTTAGTACTTATTAGGTTTGactttaaaaaatgttttgttttgattcttaattaataattatttaaaattaattttaataaataattatatgaaagaaaagtcAGCCCCTCGCAAGTAcaaaagatcttcttcttaatttcttgccattaaaaaaattagcaaGTGAAGTAGGAGAAGAAATAAAGCATGACATTATCAACTCCGATGTCGTATCTTCCTTGTACATAGAACATCCTTCTAACCTATTAATTAccaatttaatttgttatgaGATAAATTATACCAAATGTTGTGTTAATCATTGGACCAATAGacttaataaacaaataaaatatgtaaagcAATCCAGTTTTGATCGGAAAACATTGTATATCCATCTTGTATTTAATTGAATTCTTTTAACAAAGGGAACTTTATTTGTAAGACTAAACATTACCAATATACGATGCTTGTACACCATGTAAAAACTCACGCAAATTAAGTGAAATTTGGACTAGTAAGTCTAGTATAATATAAGCTTGAGTACGTTATAATAAATGGTTGAATTCTGAAGATAAGTCGTACTAGTAGTAATTTAAGTGTAAGATCAAGATACATGACACCATCAAATAAACCAATGTCCTGTCTCTACAAACATATACTATATggtatgattttgtttatatatgccCTCGTCTTAAGTCTTCCTGTAACACCTAACACGCGCTAATGACGTCTCCTTCATATGGTCAAACTCACACGTACATAGCCACACGtgttgtattttatattttcttgttcctcaattgaaaatgatttgaaGCCAATATGATTCAATATATCCTTTAATAtgatttaatataataaatgttCTAAAAATTGTCTATATATGTGTAAGGAACAATCATTTACCGTCTCATTACAAAGGAAATAATAGTGTACGGTAATTTGTTAGTCAACCCAAGTGACGTAATGAAATGATGAGTAACACTTTTCCTTGGATTAGTTTTTTGTtggtgaaaagaaagattctttatagtttataatataaaattcgCAAACTCAATCTTATTCGTTGGGAAAAACTaccaaaactttgaaaaaagaGGAACTATATAAGTGAAAATAgtagtaatgtttttttccaatCAAACTTAAATctattagtttttattttgtttaggatatatatacatttcttCATATTCATTGTAATCGCGATTATAACTTATACTTCTGATCGCATATTAATTACTtatttcataatatattttagtggTATTTTCTTATTGATATGGTTTCTGTCACGCCATATAAACTCTGCTAGCATGTAGATATCAACCACAATATTGAAGTATACAATACACATTTACTAGTGAAATTTTCATCCAATGAAAAAGGTGtgcaaattaaaataaaataattgaaaattacaacgttttttgggtttgtatAAACATATTTGAACGAGTTTATCTTTTACGTAACTATTATTACAAACTGatttattctttcttataaCATGCCTTTTAATTATGTGGGAGTCCAATTTATTATATGAAGAATTcgaatttaaatttaattttgttgtggTGTCATGTGATAATTAATTAGAACATGTTATATAGAAAAGTAGCAtcttacaaagaaaaatcccACCtctcaaaacaataaatatgaaatttaattcAGAATAATGAAACATTGGTTTGTCTTATTACAGTATATACACcccttttatttaattacctTTAATCTAACATATCTCTCAAATCTTATCTGGCTTcacattttgaatttgagattTAGCTGGATCCAGTATTTGAAcgttttcttcatcaacataaaTTTTTGCTCAAATcagtattttcttttcaaatcgATATATAAAAGCTAGTAATGATTTCAATAACTAGTAAGAATATAGGTTCATGTTCagtaaaaaacatatataactcACATGATGTTAATTCCAGACTTCCAGTATTAAGCTGTTAGAAATTATTTGTTGAAAATCTTGGggatatatgatatataaagaATTAAAGATTAGCTAGGAAATGAATCAAGaaattgattatttaattcaatttaaaGAAGCAATACACACCTATCTAAGCTTATCCTCTTatgacaattaaaaatatcacCCACACTAATCAGCTCGATTATAATGTCTTAAAGATTGGGTTTTGTCAAATGCATcgattctagggttttgaaaaaagacaacaagaaacaTTTGCGTTGCTTTTATTTAAAGCTCTGAATTTCCTGgtgtctttaattttttattatattatacagaatatattttattatattgtagGGTTATTAAATTATACAGAATATTAGTTGCTCCTTTATGAATTTTGATGGTTTCCTCTTGTTATTTTGTTGCCTAGTTGGGTTCCTTATCTCACTTGATTATTTAAGTAActaattaatcattttaattaaaaaatatattcttttgtaaatatatgctttaatttttcaaaagatatATTTGTGATAATTCAAGGTCAATTAGTGTAAGTTGTCTGGTTGTTCAGATCAATTATTGTATTCAAGCTTCTCCTGATTATGATAAATATAGTCTTACCACCAATCAATTTAATTTCCACAATTAGATGTCCTTGGCCGCATTAATAAATCCTCGAAACTGATATTTGCTTAagataagaaaagtaaaataaagtATTCGTATATATAAGGTTTTAGCGAgctaaatttaatttgatatacCGAATCGGCAAATCCCATAAACAACCTCCGATCAAATAAATCCTTATCACCGTTACTTGTTATTGATACAAACTTACTTACttgatttgacaaaaaaaaaaaaacttacttaCTTTAAAACGTAACTCTTGCATGGTTGGAAAAGCCATACAATCTTTTTAAGTAATGATTGTTGACCAGATTCATGTAAAGcaatttgttatataaattatgACCATTTTAACgacagtatatatatttaacaatgTAATTAATAAATCTACGGTTAATTTTGCAAAAAGAggcaaaataatttaattagatgAATGACAATTTGGTAGATAAGAAACTTAATGTATTATTTAGTTGATagtatttttgagttttgaaactATTCCATCTAATATTTTGGTAGATGGCTAtagtaataaaataagatGCAAATCTtagttaagaaaatacaaatgtaAACTTACATGGCGATAACACAAAtccaattaaaattttgaatttccaCAGAGAAATCATATAAGTTACCATAAAAATGATAACCCTCAAAAACTTAGATGATTGATAAAGTTGCTAAAGACGAATTCACGATCATTATTATAGAGGATTACAGTTCTAAATATTTACAGAtttattatgtttatatataagtcATGCATCTATTCCTATTCAATTCTATTCGAAGTTGAAAATGCACCCATTTCGCGTAGACTATAGAATCCATATGATTAAACTATACCTAGCTAAATGCATATATTTATGGAAAAAGAGACTATAAGTCAAAGAACAAGAGTTTCTAGAACAAAAATgggagaaaaattaaaaacggCCTAGACATGGAAATTGATGCTTACTTTAAGATGAAGTCAATCTTATTTTGCAAGGAGTCGTAACCGTATATGTATGGTCTTCTCGATATCGACGTTGCTCCTTACGACGCACGCATTTTCATACATACCTTCggttattttctttcttctaactGCACTTTCTATAGTTGAGGACTGAGTATGTTTGAACAAAGTTGTTCTTTTATGGTTCTCGACTAATTTTATGATGGGCATATATGTTTCGATTGGTATAAATGTACAAGGAAATGTCGGaattttaataactaaaaaaaactgtgtAACAAGAGAATCCACACATACACATTTTGTCGTCATCGCCGAGATTTAGTATACTGGCCGGCTCAGtgtttatcatttatttttttgttccagTGTTCATCATCTTGTTAACggaaagtaaaaatatttataatttgaagTTTATTTCTTTGGTCATTATACATTATGCAAGTTCTGAAAACTCACTTGGTTTCTTACCCAAAATTTCTATCATAAGAAAGTCAGAATTTTGTATCCCTTTTTCATTAGAAATTGACCACTTTATAAACTTCAGCAAATTATCCAAATTCAAGAAGTAAATTAAAATAGCTAATGATATTTGATTGGCTGTAGAGGGAACATTTCAACCCAAGTCACGACAAATCAAGATGATGGTTTGTTTCCTGCCCTTTAATTTGAcctattaattaaaatatataaaagtgaTAATTGGACAAATTTTTCACGCAAGTGTTTCTTTACGTTAATGATTATTAAAACTGAGACAACTTTTAAcctttttcaaaacaaatgatataatttaattagagGTTTAGAAAACTAATCCAAAATGcagaaaaagcaaaaaccctagttagaaaaatatacaattaggGTTGAAGTTGAATTATGAGAAAGACATTAAAACGCGGAGAGGACTtcatatagtattttttttaatatttacttttCAGTTATAATAATCATCAACTAATATCCTCTTTTTCTCGTCTTTATATATCATCTCATCCAAGCATTAGATCATTTCATCATCACACCAAACATAATTAACACTTGGAAGAGAACAACAACgacaagatcaagaaaagacaaagatttgtaagaaaatggGAAGAGCTCCATGCTGCGACAAGGCAAACGTGAAGAAAGGACCATGGTCACCGGAAGAAGATGTGAAGCTCAAGGATTACATCGACAAATATGGCACTGGTGGCAACTGGATCGCACTGCCTCAGAAAATTGGTAAGAATTCTGAAATGTTTAAATTCTAATCCCAAAAGTAATCGcttataattttcaatttcgaTTGATTAGATCAAGTTTTGTTCTGACTTTGAGATTTGTGTAAATTATAGGGCTGAAGAGATGTGGTAAGAGTTGCAGACTGAGATGGCTTAATTACTTAAgaccaaacatcaaacatgGTGGTTtttctgaggaagaagatagaatCATCTTGAGTCTCTACATTAGCATTGGAAGCCGGTCGGTGATCTATCTCTCTTGATTTCTATTAATAATAAGTTAATTAACACCTCttcattaaatatataaatttttttgttatgatttaGAGGTAATTTCTGTTGAAATTTCGACTTGAGATTCTTGTCTTTTTACCTTTTGTCTATGAATCTTATGCTGAAACACATGCAAGCCCATGTTTCTTCAAGCTATGGTATCTCACAtagaatttagggtttatattgtctctttcttcttgttttggtgTCTTTGTAAGAACctttatacatttatatcttTTAATCTTGAACTTGGTTCGTGATTCTAAATACatagttttctaaaaaaaactttctattAGTTTTAACCTTAAtgtgatatatttatgcaGGTGGTCCATAATTGCAGCTCAGCTTCCTGGAAGGACTGACAATGATATCAAGAATTATTGGAACacaaaactgaagaagaaacttctaGGAAGACAGAAACAAATGAATCGTCAAGACTCCATAACCGATTCTACTGAGAACAACCTCagcaacaataacaacaataagaGTCCTCAGAATCTGAGCAATTCGGCACTGGAGAGGCTCCAGCTTCACATGCAGCTTCAGAATCTACAGAGCCCTTTCTCTAGTTTCTACAACAACCCTATCTTGTGGCCCAAGCTTCATCCATTGCTCCAGAGCACTACAACTAATCAAAACCCTAAGCTTGCATCTCAAGAAAGCTTCCACCCTTTAGGAGTTAACGTTGATCATCAGCACAACAATACCAAGCTAGCTCAGATAAACAATGGAGCCTCTTCTCTCTATTCGGAGAACGTAGAGCAATCCCAAAACCCTGCTCATGAATTTCAACCTAATTTCGGTTTTTCACAGGACCTTCGATTAGATAATCATAACATGGACTTTATGAACAGAGGGGTTTCTAAAGAACTGTTTCAAGTGGGCAACGAGTTTGAGCTAACGAACGGTTCGAGTTGGTGGTCAGAGGAAGTGGAACTAGAGAGGAAAACGACGTCGTCGAGTTCTTGGGGGTCAGCTTCTGTGCTTGATCAGACAACTGAGGGAATGGTTATGCTTCAAGATTACGCTCAGATGAGCTACCACAGTGTTTAATAAGTTAtatcatgcatatatataaatgcgTAACTATAGGGATGGATAATGGATTATTGATggaatatgtattttattacGGTCATAAGCTTATAGCATGTTGATGGTGAAAGGGGctttttcataatttgttttaaaatgtaacGAGTTGTGGATAATAATGTAAATCGTTAATTCTACTtggttttatttcattttggaaaaaatagGAGACGTAAATAAACTTTGATCGATTTTTATGGTGAATATCCACACTGTACATACAGAGTTTTTATTGATCagaattcttttctttaacaaaagaaaacaaaacgttTTGATACATTTTGCAATTTAGTAGCTGTTACTGGTTACGGACTTACGGTATCATTGCCCATTTCAATATTCCGAATTTCCAAAGTGTGAGTTGTTaagaaaatcaagatttttatGCTTCggtctaaattttgtttccagaaaaaacattgattagttactaaaattgAGTTTGACCTAGAAAATGGGGTCTGTTCGTTTTCTATTTCTAAAATCATGGGCCTTCCTTTTTCCATTTCTATAGGCCCATCTAAAGATGCAACTCGTGGTTGATACTAGATAGTGACTTGGTATGACAAGGAAGAAAAGTAAgctaaaatttgattaatctCTATTATCTATGTCCTCAACTAGAAAGTAAAATACTTGTGTACATTTGACCAAAGCGTATAGTTTTAGCATATAATAAAAAGCCAGAGGAGTATTAATTAATGGTAATCAtagattttgtaaattaaagCATTAGATAGAAAGTCCTTTCAGGGAACATTTTTTGGCCGGCTGGATTTTTATATTCAGTAATCTCGAATCAAATATCCGATAATtgctaattaatttttatccctgtaaaactaataaaattgaCCAATTCTATCCGCAATAAATCAATTCATGGACGATCACCTTTTCCTTGTGCCACTTGATATTAAGAAACCAATTAAGATATCATTCAACGCCATTGAtctataaattttcatttcctcttatgaatattaattttattcatTACAACTTCTTGTATGCATGAGATGACAAACactttttatttctcaaaaataaaCTTCTCAGTTATGTTTTGCgaggaacaaaacaaaattctgtttttaaaGTGAATCGgatagtttttctttataatcatATTGAATAATTAGGATAAAATGTTCATATAGCTAAGCACTCAATCAACTATATGAATGATATTTAAGAAGTTAATATACACACATAGagacaaaaatcatattaaaacCCCTAATTGACAATTATCAATTAACCTACCGTTTAACCAAAGGGAAACATAAAAGAGTGGTAACCATAATCGAACATGGAAGCCACATTGTAGTTGACATATCCTAAAGGTCcaaattcattaattaattcatGAATTCATCACTTATAAATAATCACTCACCAAAGTCATTTCCCTTCACCACCCACAAAGCCATGGCGACCACTTCATCGACAAAACAAGTCATTGTCTTCACAATTTCCCTTCTCTTGGTTGCTTTCCAAGCAGTCCATGCAGACTATTACCGTCAGAGGCCACCGGTTACCCCTACCCCTTACGTTCCTAAGCCACGGTACCCACTTCCGAGCCCGAGCCCCAAGCCTGTTTATCGACCACCTACTACCCCTAGTCTACCCGCTGGCTCAATCGCTAGACTATTCCTTGATCCACATAACGCTCTTCGGTCCGGACTAGGTATTTATTTgttagaaatataaatatttagtgtATTGTATAATGTTATTGTTATTGGTTTTGATGAAATGAATTTCATTTCCTATTAGGTTTGCCTCCATTGATTTGGGACGGTAAACTAGCGAGCTACGCAACATGGTGGGCTAACCAGAGGCGTTACGACTGCTCCTTAACCCATTCCACCGGCCCATACGGTGAGAACTTGTTCTGGGGAAGCGGCTCGAGCTGGGCACCAGGTTTCGCGGTGCAGTCATGGATCGTTGAAGGAAGGTCATACAACCACAACACCAACTCGTGTGACGGAAGTGGAATGTGTGGTCACTACACTCAGATGGTGTGGCGGGACACCAAAAGGCTCGGATGCGCACGTGTGGTGTGTGAGAACGGTGCCGGAGTTTTCATCACTTGTAACTACGACCCACCGGGTAACTACGTTGGCGAGAAGCcatactaaaaaaacaaaacacattaaacggggtttttgtttggtatttgatttcatttaaTATCTTTTGTATCTGTTTTCGTTATATCTTcgtgaaattaaaatttccgACAAATCTAATTTGTATGTATCATTgtatgttgttgtttccaaTGTCCTCTCGGTCATGTcctcaaaattttgttgagTGGCCTACTTATTTAAACATCGTAAAACAAACAGTCAGAAAAATTACCAAAGTGTTTGTGTGACGTCACTTTTGAATCATTTGAAACTGTGAAACAAAGTGGTTTATCTTCTTCGTTtacaaagagaaagcaaatgaGATTCTTCCAATCCTACGAAAGTACGAATTATAATTACCATAGTTGGGCTTGTTTTCAAACTCGGACGTTAGACTTAGAATAGACGAAACCAACACCATAGTTTTGCTAATGTCCAATAAACTGACCTTGCTACGAGAAACAACAccatttaatatttaattggGCTTGTTGTTATTCCGGTCTAATAAAGTGACCGACCCAATAATGTTAGCATGGTGTGTCGTTTTGCATGTGTAAGGGAATTGATCAAAATGTTGACTTTCTTTCAAACATGTAAGACGATCAAAATGTTCCAAGGAGTTATATAAGCAAGTCGATCGGTTCTTGCTCGAATGTCTTTGAGAAATTCataaacaatatattaatCTAATACATGCAGTGAGAAATTTTGGTCTAAATTTTCATGTAGATTCACCCAAGGttacatatttgttttataaaatttcatcGATagttataactaaaaaaagaacgtatgaacaaaagagagaataaaacCCACCAATAATagacaaaatcaaactatGTCAATTTGCGAGACTTGATTTTGTTGCTTATGTGTTGGCGAAAGATTATTTAGATATCAAGGAGATCTTAGGACAaccattcaattttttttctaagttaTACAATCTTTGTTGGGATatgtcattttatttgttctccATTTGTTCTAACTAAAAGttgatattttatatgttgATAATTGAGATAATCATAATTAGACTGTTATTTTTGTTCACTTTCATACTTCTTACTCTCCGCgataaagaataaaacaaaacttttgtattttacaatgaaacttttctctttttgcatCTGaaataattatcttttaatgtagtaaaacaaaatttcctttttttttaatgtgaagTTTTTACACATTTGCATGTGCACGTCCTTCTCTACTAATCATATTAAGCATGGATGTAAAAACTATGATTAACAAATAATTGATCTTTTTGGGGGTACT includes:
- the MYB36 gene encoding myb domain protein 36 (myb domain protein 36 (MYB36); CONTAINS InterPro DOMAIN/s: SANT, DNA-binding (InterPro:IPR001005), Homeodomain-like (InterPro:IPR009057), Myb, DNA-binding (InterPro:IPR014778), HTH transcriptional regulator, Myb-type, DNA-binding (InterPro:IPR017930), Homeodomain-related (InterPro:IPR012287), Myb transcription factor (InterPro:IPR015495); BEST Arabidopsis thaliana protein match is: myb domain protein 68 (TAIR:AT5G65790.1); Has 9119 Blast hits to 8411 proteins in 472 species: Archae - 0; Bacteria - 0; Metazoa - 823; Fungi - 478; Plants - 5914; Viruses - 3; Other Eukaryotes - 1901 (source: NCBI BLink).); the protein is MGRAPCCDKANVKKGPWSPEEDVKLKDYIDKYGTGGNWIALPQKIGLKRCGKSCRLRWLNYLRPNIKHGGFSEEEDRIILSLYISIGSRWSIIAAQLPGRTDNDIKNYWNTKLKKKLLGRQKQMNRQDSITDSTENNLSNNNNNKSPQNLSNSALERLQLHMQLQNLQSPFSSFYNNPILWPKLHPLLQSTTTNQNPKLASQESFHPLGVNVDHQHNNTKLAQINNGASSLYSENVEQSQNPAHEFQPNFGFSQDLRLDNHNMDFMNRGVSKELFQVGNEFELTNGSSWWSEEVELERKTTSSSSWGSASVLDQTTEGMVMLQDYAQMSYHSV
- a CDS encoding CAP (Cysteine-rich secretory proteins, Antigen 5, and Pathogenesis-related 1 protein) superfamily protein (CAP (Cysteine-rich secretory proteins, Antigen 5, and Pathogenesis-related 1 protein) superfamily protein; FUNCTIONS IN: molecular_function unknown; INVOLVED IN: biological_process unknown; LOCATED IN: endomembrane system, extracellular region; CONTAINS InterPro DOMAIN/s: Allergen V5/Tpx-1 related, conserved site (InterPro:IPR018244), Allergen V5/Tpx-1 related (InterPro:IPR001283), Ves allergen (InterPro:IPR002413), SCP-like extracellular (InterPro:IPR014044); BEST Arabidopsis thaliana protein match is: CAP (Cysteine-rich secretory proteins, Antigen 5, and Pathogenesis-related 1 protein) superfamily protein (TAIR:AT4G25790.1); Has 30201 Blast hits to 17322 proteins in 780 species: Archae - 12; Bacteria - 1396; Metazoa - 17338; Fungi - 3422; Plants - 5037; Viruses - 0; Other Eukaryotes - 2996 (source: NCBI BLink).); protein product: MATTSSTKQVIVFTISLLLVAFQAVHADYYRQRPPVTPTPYVPKPRYPLPSPSPKPVYRPPTTPSLPAGSIARLFLDPHNALRSGLGLPPLIWDGKLASYATWWANQRRYDCSLTHSTGPYGENLFWGSGSSWAPGFAVQSWIVEGRSYNHNTNSCDGSGMCGHYTQMVWRDTKRLGCARVVCENGAGVFITCNYDPPGNYVGEKPY